tcctcaaaaaaaaaaaacataaagaacatTTGTAGCCAAATTACATATTGAATGTCTTGCACATGCATGCACTACACCTGTGAAACCTCCATAAAATTCTCTCACAGATGCCTACACATCCTGCCAAACTACTAGAAATGGATTGAAATGATGTTTAAGGATCCATCTTTGGAACAACTAGGATTTGTTAGAGATAATAAAGATTTCACCAAATATATTCTAGGAATGCAGGAACATGATGTGGAACCAGAGAAGGTATGACTAAGTTGTCAATAGCTCAGTTCTTGCTaccatttttcaaatttaaaaaagatcTGCACAAGGTAGAGTAAGCATGGGCATTATCTGCGGTTACAATCCAAAGAGCCCTAACTATGAGGTGTCTTGTTAAAGATATGATTGTCCATCATGATGACGAGCCTTCATGGCTTCACATAACATCTTAGACTTCTGAATAGTTGGTTCTTGATTATATTCAAGATTAACGAAATTAAATGTATTGAAATTTAACCTGCATCAATTTTTCACCACGTGGATCAGGATCAACAGGTTTTGCATGCCGTTTCCCAGACTTTGATACCCCACCAGCACTtgattcttcattttttatttctgcctcctaaaaaaaaaagaattaacatGAATACCTTTTCATTAAGAATTTCACCACAGAATAAGAAGCAGTGATTACTTTCTTAGCTCTAGCTTCTgcctttctttgtttttgcctcattttctttttctgtgaAGGAAGCAACTTAGacatgtcatcatcttcctcgGCTGTTGACCTTGAAggaaaatcatgcaatttgatATAGCATCTGCAACCCCGAACATTAAAAGTATGAGAACATAAATACAAGATCAAAGGGAAATTCCATTTGCATGCATAAATTTAGGCTGTGGATGTCCCAAAGTGATGCTGTTTTAAGTcacaaaattataagaaattttttacCTCTCAAGGACGCAAGGCACGGAAACAATATACCCAATTATATAGAGAACTGAATAACACTGACTAGGATAGCAACACACAGTAAAGCAGTTAAGAACTGCATATATTCACCTGATAGCTCCAACAGCTGCTTTATGAAAGTATGCATGCGAATGCAATTGGTCTTGAAATTTAAGCATTTCCACGTATGGACGCAATGTCATTTTCCGTAAGCAGTAtgaatgaaaatcaaattgaTCTTCTGTAATATCAGCATAATGCTTCTCCACAGCTAGAAATTTCTTTAGAGCCAGTCCAAGATCACCTTGGCGGAAATAGCTTTCAGCAGAGGCAAGCTCGTACCTTCAAAATATAGATGCTAGAGTGTGTTACAAAATGAAACCATACTCTAGCTGGCACGTACACAAATATTACACACTATTAGATACAGACCACATGCACTGCATATCATGTAGGTTGTTGTGCTGATCACCATCTTTTGTGAACAATACAGCAGTTTTTTCCGCCAAAGCCACCTGAACATCAAGGTAATGGTCCAAAGAAAGTCAGAACAGGCATAAGAGAAAACTAGACATATTACAACAGTGAGTGTGaatgaaatcaaatataaaGATAGAAAACCTGATCAGCCTGCAGCATGCGCTTAACGCATTCACTATTTACATATCGATCAGCGAGATCCATACATCTAGCTTCGTCTGCAAATGCAGCAGCAGCAACCAAATCACCAGCATGCTTCAGTATCCGACTCTGATATATGAAAACACCCATCAATCATTCAATTCAACAAGTTTTTCTGCTTGCTATTGACTGTTAATGCAAATTACCACACTGATCCCAACTAAATCCCCTCATTTTGTTACGAAGAGAATGTTAATAGGGATAGAAGAGGGAATTTATAGTGGCCAGATAGAAATACCGATAACCTTGGACAGAGAGGGCAGAAATTTAGAGAAGAGAGATAGTGGGTGTTCCAAGATAACCAAGTTGCGTCTAAAAAATACTTTTGCAATATATAACTGTTCGGTAATAGAGTGATGGAGGAATTTCGACAAATCTTCTTCCTCTTGGTTTCCTTCTGTTTTCTGCTCTGAGGGTTCCTCCCCTTTATCCTTTTCTGTTCCCGTATTACTGCTATGCAGTAGCTTCTCTTATTGTAAGAGTTCTCTTTtccaataatataaatacaaagcTTACTCATTGCTGGTTGAGCGTTTCTGTTCTTTTATACATTACACATTTTCACCAACATTTGatcttaaaaacattatttgtgaTTTAACCATTTAACTTGCCTCAATTTGCTCTATAATGAAAAGTTTCCCGAGATAATAAAGCAGTTTTGTGAAAAAATTCTTCACCAAACTCTGCTCtctaaatttgaatatttgcatgtttacacattatcattttcttatagaaaaaaaaataaatttgaacatgtttttcattttcatgttcATCAATACTTGGAAATTGATCTATTAGGCCAGATATTGAATGAATAtcgtatcttttttttttcccaattaatatttattgaagaaataaataataactggCATTTCAACTCTTTTAATATAGTGTTAGTATACTATAGTTGACCTGTTATTTTGTATAGATGTGGGTTTCTCACTATTGTATTATTGTACAGATGTTAGTTTGTTACTTTCAACAGCAAACTAGTCTCTATAAATAGTCTGTACATCACATTTTAAACTGTTCTGAGAGATCaataaaaatagttcagttcattGTTCgatctctcttctctctctgtTCATGTTCTCTAAGATATTGCAAGCATGGATGTATAATACAACTAGTTATATTTTGTTCGgagtataaaatttatacataaaacaATTTTGTTATGATATACAATGCTGTTAATTGGTTCTCCAGAAACATTTGTTATATACATCGGCATGCGGAACAAATTTACATAATAGGGGATTAAAAACAATTTGGTGCATGAATATAAGCAAACCTTGACCGAATACAGATCGATGACAGTAGGCGTGTGACAAATAGCCTCATCAATTTTAGAAAGAGCAATTTCATATTGGCCCAGTCTGTCATAATGCTGCACAGTAAAAACtcattaagtaaaaatataataataatggaGCAACCTAGAAACAAATGTTTCAGAACATACAGAAAAATAAGCACAAACCTGAGCCAAGAAGAACAATGTCCACATCAGAGTTGAAGGTGGCTCTTTTTCCATCCTGATACAGGATGAAGATTGATTGTTACACTAGACAAAAGTTCCAAAGTATAAAAACTTCAATGTAAACTATAAGACATTTTCCCATAATTGGATAGTATCGTTCTTATGACTTCTTTCAGCTCTTtgtgcaatttttcttttatctaatttGACATATCCTTCCCCCCTCCCCCCCAAGATGTACATTCcgtgttataattatataaaagtttaatttatatttttaggccCTGAATTTTGAAGAAATCTGACCTTGACCCTCAAatttcagggactaaaagcaatTTTAGGAAATTATTTTAGTCCCTTGGTATTAAGGGATTAAAActatagtttttcaaatttgaggTACTAAAATGAACTTCTTAAAATGTTAGggacaaaaattattttagtccCTTAGTGTTAAGGGATTAAAActatagtttttcaaatttgaggTACTAAAATGAACATTCTTAATAACATGTATAgcgattttaaattttattagctCAACGTGCCTAATTTGTGTTGGCATTTTTTGGGAAAAAGAATACTCCACAACTTGGAAATTTTCTGAATTGCTCGAGTAAATAATATCAATCCATCAAACAAACTATTAATATCagaatcataaattatttaactaaCTAATTCCTCCAACTGTTAccaacaatttttctcttttctctctccaaACTCCTAAGACGATATACATTAACATAGGCAGCCTTACACTTTTACTTTGTCAACATCGTTATCACAACTCTACAACATATATGTTAACAATCATATCACAATTCTTACCGTCCAGGGTATTGACCAGTGGACTTAAGTGAACTCTCTAACTCAAGAATGATCTGGTCCAAAACGTCTGCCTGGACAAAAGTGATAAAACAGAACTCAATCAGAATTTCATACCATTATGTTTTACAACAACaaactatattatttaagaAGATGAATGTTAGTAATAAAACTGACCTTCCTAGGTTGATTGTATAACGAAGAAAGATCGGAGAAAAGAGATGGAACTCCCTATAAGCAACACAAAATGTAATCccaatttaattttgaaagtagTAAAGTAGGCAGAATATATCACACCAAAATAGATCCCTGTATACCTTAGTTAGGAGAGGCCTAATATAACTATCTGCTGCTTCTCGAAACTTGTCACCTTGTAAGAAATCCAGTGGTATTctctgaaaaataaataaacagacAGCAGTGTTGGGTGAGCTTCATTCTAAAAAATAGTGGTCAAATTGTATTACTGACGTTGTAAGAGAAAAATACTAACATTATGCCACCACAAATTCATTATGTATTACAGATCAGTGGAAGATGCACTCAGTGAGTTTGGAGGTCAGCTGTGAGAAGGGTAATCCAATTACTCATGTCAAGCCCAAACATAACAGAATCAGGTCCAAGTATCTAGAAGACTATACCACCAATTAGTTGGGAAAGGGTGCATGATAATGAAGCCTTTTTTCAGACAAGCCTTTGTATATCTGATGAATAACTGACAAGCGCATTCACATGCACATAGTGATGATAAAAAGATTCGTAGGTAAAATCTTGTCAGATACTAACTGAATATCGTTAATTGATACTTAATGGATATGGATATTTTAATCATGTTCATGTTGAAGGGACGAGTATTGAGTATCATAGTATCCACCTCGCAGATACTTGCTGTCCGCTAGTAAttgttaatgaattttatttggatactttaaaaaagaaatcaagtgatcaaaacaaaattattagtgAGAGAAATATTATCCATTGgagaaatatttataacttaattttatatgagcatttttttatttattgtgacctatgaaattgaagttgttttaaaatttatactttatggtccaacttaattaaatttggtttttagaaaaatcaatttatttgcactaaaattatgcaatttatttgaattatactttaaaattatttttttttatgtaagtttatattttaaaaaaattactttcagataattttatctaaaatgaaaacaaaatatatccaCAGATATTCATGGATATCTTCTGAGTATTTTTTGTGTGGATATCTGGTGGGTAACTCGCTGGAATTTTGTGAAATTCAGCACATGAAAATGTACTGTGATAACCAAACGGATATTTACATTagtattactattttattttcatgagagaaccacacacaaaaaaattgattgtcattttgttctaGAGAAGTTGGTGTCCAAGGAAATTTGCACAAGATTTTACGATCCAGTGATTTGCAAATATTTTGACTAAATTCTTGAGGACCCTTGAATTTAATTTATCCTCCAGCTTGAGTGAGACTGTTAAAAGAGGTTAACTTACTCGTTCATCTATCAAAAAGTTGCTTTTCAATGATATCCATCTCTCACCTAGGTGTAGCTTTTCTTTGTATTTCTGATGTAAGAACTCATACACACATACATGGATTGAGGGATAAATCAATCTCTTAAgtatttttctcatattttcattctcaagtagaacAGTTAGTAAACTAATATACCACCAGGGAAGTTCTCCTTTTACACAACATAATTAGTAAATGCAGGTTTTGACGGTAAAAGACAGGTATTAAAGTAAATGTGATACCTAACTACATGAATTGGCTGCCTTACCTTAACAGCAGAAGACCACTTATATTGCTGCTCAAGAGTTTTGTACAAGGCATCTAACTGATCTATTTCATCAGGAGAAAAATGGCCATTTTCTGAATATAATCCAACACATTTTTGGAGGCCTTCATAATATCTAAGCATCAATATGAAGCACAAATAATTGTTTAGTTTCTACAGGTCAGTGAGATCGTATACAGGACAGAAAGCAAACGGAATACAAAGAAAGGAGAGTTATTACACAACCATCGTGCACCACTAAATGAATTAAAGAGTTTATGTCCCAAAGCATTTTGGAGGCATTTAGGAATCTAAAAACCATGTCAAACAAAAACGGTCTAGTTATTTCTTGTCTTAGAAactgttttctatttttaaaaataaaaacatgtttgataagagtagttttcaaaaacttttcaaaattaacatctcgttagatttatatatatatatatatatatatatatatatatatatatatatgagttgtTTTAGTTTTCTACTTTCAATCTTCTATTACTCATGTTCTACCTTACACTTCAATAATCAACTCTAGATGATAATAACTGAGAGCAAAATATCACTACATACATATGGAGGATGGCATGGCAGCCAATGAAAGAAGATAGCTAAcaacagacacacacacacacacacacactccatagaaaaacaatataaataaaaaaataataataaaacaaacaaaatatgttAAGAACCATAAACTAAATTCCTTGCTCAAAACAAAACTACTAACAACCtcattttcattaatgtcaaacTACTAGCAATCTCATTTTCATCAAGTTCAAGAGTTCAAAATAACAGATttgaataaacaataaattgGAATTAATCAAAAGAATTTACAAATAGAGTTAACAGCAGAATTAGAAAcacaaataagataaaaaaaaaggaataaagacttcaattagaaaaaaaattgaacagcgataaaataaagaatttaataaaataaatgttaaatttcaACAGAGGAAGaatggagaagaaaaaggaattgATAGATGCTTAACGGAATAAAGAAACCacaatattaatttgtttgaagaaaaaacgtttttaagaaaataagttgaaaaacaaaaattaccaCAGAAAATAAGATACAAAGTGGACCTTATCCATCCATAAAGAGATGAGTGAAGAAAGGATTTAATCATCTAAATATCCTTTTCTGTTGTGGCTAAAGCAAAAGGGAAACATGGAGGAAAAAACCTAAATGAACACCCAAACAGATATTGCAATTCAGACATTCAAACTTAAAATGCACGTGGCCAGAAAGATCACCTATAATTGTCAGGGTTCATGCTAAGTAATGTGCGGTACAATTTCTCCCCTTCTTCTAAGCGACCAAGCTTGACTAGAAGTGAGACCTCCTGCTCTTTATAGGCAAGCTTATCAACCTATAGACATAATATGAAACTGGTAAGACAACATGTTTCTCATTCACACCAAGTTGAATTATCAAATTAcctaaatcaataaataaaaaacatacaatttttAACTCTTTCTTTTGCAACTCCTCAAGAGCTTTCTGGAATAATCCACATTCTTCCAACAAGGAGATCTGGATGAATATATTTGATACAGAAAATCACGATGTCAAGGAAATAATAATAGTGGCATATAAACAATATGAAAGACTCCATATTCATAAGCATACACAAGTGTTCAGAACAGAAATATTCACATTCACAAAATACAATTTACCTAGATCAAGATATCCAAATAATGTATATCAGATTTTGAGAAAGTTCTCTATGTAGTCTATAACAACAATACTGCGTAAAAGTAAAAGTAACATCAAACAAAAACTCATACAGTAGAAGCCTATTCAAAATCCTATCATGTTATGACACTAGATAATTAAGTGAAAGTTACACCAAACAAGAAATATGCGAAGGAGCATTAAGCAAtaaacatcaaacataaaaaatagcTGCAGCAACAGCCAGAGGAAAGACCTTATACAAAAGCATTTCTCCATGTTCACACCGTTCATTTTCTGGAGGATAATCATCTTCCAAAGTCCCTTCATACGCTTCAAGAATTTCAATAGCCTTTGATGCACTGTTTCATATGAAAAAGCTCAGTACAAGAAAATACCAAAATTAAATTGTCATTTGAAAGTAACCATCAATACTTCAGCCTTGGTGTTAGCATGATCCAAAGCTTCCCGGGAGAATTGTGATTTTGGTGTAATACAAACAACATTTGTGCCAAAATCTTCATCCACAACATTACCAAGTCTAATCACATCCTAGACCCACAAGAACACAACACCCACCCAACCTTCCACCTGTCCCCCAAAAATGGGAAAAAAGAAATTACCTGGTTTTATGAAGCACttcattttaattacatttttcagtatttttataattatttttataacgttcatgatttttttctgtgttttaattataatttttaaagcaTTTTTGGGACATTAAGAAATATTATGTGCATCAAGAACATGGAGATTGCCAAATTCGTGACCTTTACAAATAATTGCATAGGATCCTTAGAATGTGGTATGTATGTATGTAGGTAGCCAGTAGTCTCAGCTATATTCATGTAACCATCTACAAACTAGCTGAGTAAGCTCTCAGGTGTTATGCAGCAAGCCGTCAGTTAGTTATCACAGTTATATAGCTTGAACCTCAAGCTTACCATGTATAATAAGAGCCTGTATACTCATTCCTCTCTAATCAGAATTCAAATTCACTGTCCACAAACActagttattttttctttcaactatCACATTTATATAGATCCTGGAATCACATAGCAaccaattttatcttaaaagtgtctatattaaaaatataaagagttGACAAACTAAGGGCTTGTTTAGCTTGGTAAAACATATCCTATTTTCATTTCATGTTTATCGAGATATTTACAGCAATGACACCtgttttttctttacttatagcttttaaatattcatacAAGAAATCGCAAAAACaacatttaagaaaataatcttTAGGTCATATACAATTTAGTAAAAAGTCAGCTCAAGCAGCTACCATTGGATAAagcatttaattttatacacACAAAATCATACCTAGAGTTCAAATGATGTGCAACAGCAAAGCCAATCCAGTTCATGCGATGATTTGACTTGAGTGTCAGAAGTTGTTGTCGTGTCTCAACAAAGCCAGTTAAATCTCGCATTTGAGCCTACCAGTGAGAAGTAAAAGTACGTTCACACTTAGTCAAAACACTTAATGCATTATAGAAGAGTTCACTGACTGCGAGTGCGTGACATGAAAAGTGATACACAGTAAAATATCATTGAAAAGTATTTGTGTCTGTTTGAATTATAAAGAATTGTTTAACATCCATTTTCCAATTAGCTTTAGTTCATTGTGCAGCTTACGTTCATCAGGAAAATTGAGATAGTTTATTTACCCTTCTTCTGAATTGTATTcagcattaatattaatattaattaaaataaatctgtTTATATAAACCATTTAACTAAGTGTGAATTGTCCAGTCAAGAAATTCACTGAAAATCagttttctcttatttttatctcCAACTGCATCCTCAGACTCTTCAGTGATGTGACTAACATACATATCTACCTGTGACCTTCATCAAGAGTCATAAATGAACTTATATTGGAAATTAGAGTATCATAAAAGTGCCATTGCTGGCAATCATGGTACGTTATGGGCAAATTTCATGATAAACTTTACTTCACATCGATAATATCAATATGAAGCTTCGCATCTATGATGAGAAAATGCTACCTGTAAAAGTGACAAGTCCCGCAATATTTCAATATTGTCAGGATCTATTTTCAATGCATTGCGATAGCACTTTATTGCCTCCCTGTATTCTCTGTGCGACCGATAAAGGAGACCATAAACATGCCAGCAAACATGACTTTTAAGGTCATTCTGCACCAGAAAAAAAACAGTAACCTTGAATCACATTACAAACTTTCAAGGGAAGATAGATAAATGGTACAAAACCAAAGTCAACCAACCTTCAATCCTTGGCGAACCAATTCATATGCCTCGGACTTACGATCCATGCAATTCAAAGTCAACCCCTTCATTGATAAAGTTTCTATCAACCAGAAGGAGGGAACAgacacataaataataataaaaaaaaaaatcattaagagATGGAGGGAGAACAAATTGGGTTAGGAAATAACATCAATTTTCGTGTTCATTTAAAGGAATAAGAAGAAAGTAAATATCCCCTGACCAGAAAGGAAAGGCACAGAAAAACAGGTACAAAAAAATTCTACCTCCATGGTCTGGGAATTTTTTCAAAATGGCATCGGCTGCTTTAAGGCCCTTTTTGTATTGTTTGGTTTCATAGGATTTCTGCAAGAATACAAACAAGGAAAATTAAGTCAGGCCCCACAGAAACAGGTAAACCCCCACCCCCAACTCTCCCACAGGACCAACAGCACTTCCATTGCTTTTAGAATTCCCAATAATCAAGATGATAAAAATCGAATCACACAAAGTAGTAAGCACACGTTTGTTTTTCACATTGAGAAAACCAAACACCAAAAAACACAACTAACATAAGTAATTCCACGGTATAGTCTGAGAGTTAGGTCATACAACAGATATTTATCTACAGAAAGTTCCTTTCACTGCTAGGAACAAGAACTCCCAACGTTTCCAAGTCAACGAATCCACTCTTCCCCTTCTACGTCAATAATCTATCACCAATTATTCCACTGATGATTACGCCAGGCTATCAGTGCATGCATTGATAAAGACAGCCCCATGCATAAACCGGGTGAGAGCAAATCAGATTCCTTCCAGCTTCCCATAGCCCCAAGgggaaaaggaaataaaaatacagaGAATACAGTAAACTCAAAACTACAGAGTTGGGGAAGTTTCAATCCCGCTCTAAATAAATCTCAGAAGAGCTGAAAAACAACACAGCAGTGAACCTGGCACATCAAAGTATCGCAGAACTACAACAAAACCTGAATGCTCTGGTTATCatcatttaaatttgaacaaaGCCTCTAGCGTAGTGTCAGCAAACAAAGGCGTGAAAGAGTGCTAAGGATAACAAGAGAATCTAGGGTTTTCCAGATGGAGAAGTAGCAATCGTGGAAGCAGAAGAAAATGACTGAGTTGGATCGAAGAAGGAGACGAAAGCATAAAATTAAAACGAGAACGGAAGCTTACAACAATAAGCTTGAAGAGGT
This DNA window, taken from Vigna radiata var. radiata cultivar VC1973A chromosome 5, Vradiata_ver6, whole genome shotgun sequence, encodes the following:
- the LOC106762432 gene encoding N-terminal acetyltransferase A complex auxiliary subunit NAA15, giving the protein MGVSLPPREANLFKLIVKSYETKQYKKGLKAADAILKKFPDHGETLSMKGLTLNCMDRKSEAYELVRQGLKNDLKSHVCWHVYGLLYRSHREYREAIKCYRNALKIDPDNIEILRDLSLLQAQMRDLTGFVETRQQLLTLKSNHRMNWIGFAVAHHLNSSASKAIEILEAYEGTLEDDYPPENERCEHGEMLLYKISLLEECGLFQKALEELQKKELKIVDKLAYKEQEVSLLVKLGRLEEGEKLYRTLLSMNPDNYRYYEGLQKCVGLYSENGHFSPDEIDQLDALYKTLEQQYKWSSAVKRIPLDFLQGDKFREAADSYIRPLLTKGVPSLFSDLSSLYNQPRKADVLDQIILELESSLKSTGQYPGRMEKEPPSTLMWTLFFLAQHYDRLGQYEIALSKIDEAICHTPTVIDLYSVKSRILKHAGDLVAAAAFADEARCMDLADRYVNSECVKRMLQADQVALAEKTAVLFTKDGDQHNNLHDMQCMWYELASAESYFRQGDLGLALKKFLAVEKHYADITEDQFDFHSYCLRKMTLRPYVEMLKFQDQLHSHAYFHKAAVGAIRCYIKLHDFPSRSTAEEDDDMSKLLPSQKKKMRQKQRKAEARAKKEAEIKNEESSAGGVSKSGKRHAKPVDPDPRGEKLMQVEDPLLEATKYLKLLQKNSPDSLETHILSFELYMRKQKILLAFQAVKQLLRLDTEHPDSHRCLIKFFNKVGSMNVPVTDSEKLVWSVLEAERQTISQLHGKSLFETNNSFLEKHEDSLMHRAAFGEMLYVLDPNRRPEAVKLIEGSTNNLVPRNGVLGPIGEWKLKDCIAVHKLLGTVLVDEDAALRWKERCAKFFPYSTYFEGSRRSAFNQIGKSTENGSSNHVESTPSNGKLEAFKDLTI